The following are from one region of the Stigmatella ashevillena genome:
- the pgeF gene encoding peptidoglycan editing factor PgeF — MEPLFITSPLLPVPHGFSTRSGGVSMGPFASLNLGLSSGDVRERVDENYQRLAQAVGAPLGALATVKQVHGDRVVQAVPGESSATLRPQQTEADALWTDQPGQWVGVSTADCVPVLLVDPEGRHVAAVHSGWRGTDADISARAVEALVARGAKPEKLLVAVGPAIQQCCYVVSEDLARRFATRFGADVVVAQGDEFRLDLPRAVVLTLRRMGVKVPHMDVLQQCNSCDAAHFFSHRRDAGRTGRHINFALHRF; from the coding sequence ATGGAGCCCTTGTTCATCACCTCGCCGCTTTTGCCTGTGCCTCACGGTTTCTCCACCCGGTCGGGCGGCGTCTCCATGGGCCCTTTCGCCTCGCTGAATCTGGGGCTGAGCAGCGGGGACGTGCGTGAGCGCGTGGACGAGAATTACCAGCGCCTGGCGCAGGCCGTGGGCGCCCCGCTGGGCGCCCTGGCCACGGTGAAACAAGTCCACGGAGATCGGGTGGTCCAGGCCGTTCCAGGGGAGAGCTCCGCCACGTTGCGTCCGCAGCAGACCGAGGCGGATGCGCTCTGGACGGATCAGCCCGGGCAATGGGTGGGGGTGTCCACGGCGGACTGCGTGCCGGTGCTGCTGGTGGATCCCGAGGGGCGACACGTGGCGGCGGTGCACTCGGGCTGGCGGGGGACGGACGCGGACATCTCCGCCAGGGCGGTGGAGGCACTGGTGGCGCGTGGCGCGAAGCCGGAGAAGCTGCTGGTGGCCGTGGGCCCCGCCATCCAGCAGTGCTGCTACGTCGTCTCCGAGGATCTCGCGCGGCGCTTCGCCACGCGCTTCGGCGCGGACGTGGTGGTGGCGCAAGGGGACGAGTTCCGCCTGGATCTGCCCCGCGCCGTGGTCCTGACGCTGCGGCGCATGGGGGTGAAGGTTCCCCACATGGATGTGCTACAACAGTGTAATTCCTGTGACGCGGCGCACTTCTTCTCGCATCGGCGAGACGCGGGCCGCACGGGACGTCACATCAATTTCGCCCTCCACCGCTTCTGA
- a CDS encoding GGDEF domain-containing protein, which produces MALGTHTIGRKLLWSIAMPGFLVALLGAGSFWRETQQALQQTSREEALALAQFVTSTFTLPQADREHPHGAVPEVISSNTLLLRSVEELRILTPTGQIRWSRQRGEEGQFHPDRARLAASHEGKIAASSTSTEILQPLGGAECSGCHAGQAASLGVLQLRMSEPQLNRQLTQGFLVVVMGAVLFVGLLALVTTLSLRFVITRPLRRLAAVMRRAEEGDLLVRAEVRGSDEISLLSAAFNQMLGRLTSMKVEEIDTQRDLVITKDKLALKEKLEERITELSLLFDVAHSLNSTLELEEMLERITRLIVERLKIPDFSIMLLNPDGVLEVRCAWPKNQGNEGLTFKVGEGACGRAAETLRAVYLTDVSDHSSVFARRNLVGESDRGALLSVPMVHMDVLLGVINFQRPMVASFSPEELELLTAVADQAATAVKNARLHEETVQLTMTDPLTGVPNRRHLFARMEQELARAERYQTPLSILMVDVDYFKRLNDAAGHRAGDETLRKVCDVLRTRVRKVDTLARYGGEEFMILLPQTSKADALEVGEKLRRAVADASTLVSSSQPTGHVTISIGVACYPVDATLQDPLMDCSDSALYASKRGGRNKVTAYEPGMEIHPGRERGPHVGRPSTEPTRGLTPPGVAKA; this is translated from the coding sequence ATGGCCTTGGGCACGCACACCATCGGCAGGAAGCTCCTCTGGAGCATTGCCATGCCGGGCTTTCTCGTCGCGTTGCTTGGCGCCGGCTCCTTCTGGCGCGAGACGCAGCAAGCCCTCCAGCAAACGTCGCGCGAAGAGGCGCTGGCCCTGGCTCAGTTTGTCACCTCCACCTTCACTCTGCCCCAAGCGGATCGCGAACACCCTCACGGCGCGGTGCCAGAGGTCATCTCGTCCAACACGCTCCTGCTGCGCTCCGTGGAAGAGCTTCGCATCCTCACGCCCACCGGGCAGATCCGCTGGTCACGCCAGCGCGGGGAAGAAGGCCAGTTCCATCCTGATCGGGCGCGACTGGCGGCCTCTCACGAGGGGAAGATCGCCGCTTCGAGCACGTCCACGGAGATCCTCCAGCCCCTCGGCGGCGCGGAGTGTTCCGGGTGCCACGCGGGCCAGGCGGCGTCCTTGGGCGTGCTTCAGCTTCGGATGTCAGAGCCACAGCTCAACCGCCAGCTCACGCAGGGCTTTCTCGTCGTCGTGATGGGCGCGGTCCTGTTCGTGGGTCTGCTCGCCCTGGTCACCACCCTGTCGCTCCGGTTTGTCATCACCCGGCCCCTGCGCCGACTGGCGGCGGTCATGCGGCGGGCAGAGGAAGGGGATCTGCTGGTGCGCGCGGAGGTGCGCGGCTCGGATGAGATCTCCCTGCTGAGCGCCGCCTTCAACCAGATGCTGGGACGTCTCACCTCGATGAAGGTGGAGGAGATCGACACCCAGCGGGATCTGGTGATCACCAAGGACAAGCTGGCCCTCAAGGAGAAGCTGGAGGAGCGCATCACGGAGCTGTCGTTGCTGTTCGACGTGGCCCACTCGCTCAACTCCACGCTGGAGCTGGAGGAGATGCTCGAGCGCATCACCCGGCTCATCGTGGAGCGGCTGAAGATCCCCGACTTCTCCATCATGCTGCTCAACCCGGACGGCGTGCTGGAGGTGCGGTGCGCCTGGCCGAAGAACCAGGGCAACGAGGGGCTCACGTTCAAGGTGGGCGAAGGGGCCTGCGGCCGTGCCGCGGAGACGCTCCGGGCGGTGTATCTGACCGATGTCTCGGACCACTCCAGTGTGTTTGCCCGGCGCAACCTGGTGGGTGAATCGGACAGGGGCGCGCTGCTGTCCGTGCCCATGGTGCACATGGATGTGCTCCTGGGGGTGATCAACTTCCAGCGCCCCATGGTGGCCAGCTTCTCCCCCGAGGAGCTGGAGCTGCTCACGGCGGTGGCGGATCAGGCCGCCACGGCGGTGAAGAATGCCCGGCTGCACGAGGAGACCGTGCAGCTGACCATGACGGATCCGCTCACCGGGGTGCCCAACCGGCGCCACCTCTTCGCGCGGATGGAGCAGGAGCTGGCGCGCGCCGAGCGCTACCAAACGCCCCTGTCCATCCTCATGGTGGACGTGGACTACTTCAAGCGGCTCAACGACGCGGCGGGCCACCGGGCAGGCGACGAGACGCTGCGCAAGGTGTGTGATGTGTTGCGCACCCGCGTGCGCAAGGTGGACACGCTGGCGCGCTATGGCGGCGAGGAGTTCATGATCCTGCTGCCGCAGACCTCCAAGGCCGACGCGCTCGAGGTGGGCGAGAAGCTCCGGCGCGCGGTGGCGGACGCCTCCACGCTGGTGTCCTCCTCTCAGCCCACCGGCCACGTCACCATCTCCATCGGTGTGGCCTGCTACCCCGTGGACGCCACCCTCCAGGACCCGTTGATGGATTGCTCGGACTCCGCGCTCTATGCCAGCAAGCGCGGGGGCCGGAACAAGGTGACGGCCTATGAGCCCGGCATGGAGATCCACCCGGGCCGTGAGCGGGGGCCGCATGTCGGCCGCCCGTCCACCGAGCCCACGCGGGGGTTGACCCCCCCCGGGGTGGCCAAGGCCTGA
- a CDS encoding SGNH/GDSL hydrolase family protein, translated as MSVNYVALGDSSAVGVGASRGGGYPERLASRLRQQGASLGLTNLGMSGAVVQDVITSQLKRAVAIQPTLVTLGIGTNDLWRGTSVEDFREGLDRIARRLKPTGASLVVVNIPDMALAPVARLVPSHLYEGRIEPFNEALHAVALAHGWHQVDLYTASREFLPHRSDFFCHDGFHPSDAGYDQWADLMLPTVSPLVLPR; from the coding sequence GTGAGCGTCAATTACGTCGCGCTGGGAGACAGCTCGGCGGTCGGGGTGGGGGCGAGCCGTGGCGGGGGGTACCCCGAGCGTCTCGCCTCCCGCCTGCGCCAGCAGGGGGCGTCCCTGGGGCTGACCAACCTGGGCATGAGCGGTGCGGTGGTCCAGGACGTCATCACCTCCCAGCTCAAGCGGGCGGTGGCGATCCAGCCCACGCTGGTGACCCTCGGGATTGGAACCAATGATTTGTGGCGGGGCACCTCGGTGGAGGACTTCCGGGAGGGCCTCGATCGCATCGCCCGGCGGCTGAAGCCCACGGGGGCTTCCTTGGTGGTGGTGAACATTCCGGACATGGCCCTGGCGCCGGTGGCGCGTCTGGTCCCCAGCCACCTCTACGAGGGCCGCATCGAGCCGTTCAACGAGGCGCTCCACGCGGTCGCGCTCGCGCACGGATGGCATCAGGTGGATCTCTACACGGCCAGCCGGGAGTTCCTCCCGCATCGGTCCGACTTCTTCTGCCACGATGGGTTCCACCCATCGGATGCGGGATACGATCAGTGGGCGGACCTGATGCTGCCCACGGTGAGTCCCCTGGTGCTGCCTCGCTGA
- a CDS encoding Do family serine endopeptidase — MNPRTLRFRNTAVVTIAFALSSGALAQPAPSQPTAGAVQPATREAQALPSLAPLIDSVKAAVVNVDVAARVGRSKAMEQNPLFDRFFGGGQPGGEQVRQGAGSGFIVDAKGLVLTNNHVVEDAVSIVVRLNDGRSFPAEVVGRDPLTDVAVIKLKGKLEGLPTVMLGDSESLRVGDWLVAIGNPFGLASSVSLGILSAKARDIQAGPFDDFLQTDAAINPGNSGGPLFNMKGEVIGINTAIVGGGTGIGFAVPSNLIKALLPQLEKEGTVTRGFLGLGIQDLNAAIAGALKLPVQEGAIVNDVRPGSPAAKAGVKLDDVIVAIDGQKIGSGGSLTRSVALKRPGATSTLTLYRNGNKQDVKVTLGTRPDLEKIGSRSPGESEESSKARVGLSLDNLDARTAQQAGFANAQGALITDVVPGSPADRAELAAGLLVVEANQKPVRSAQDLAKIIRSSSSGSTLLLRVVTPGGETRLLRALQVP; from the coding sequence ATGAACCCCCGAACGCTTCGTTTTCGAAACACCGCGGTCGTCACGATCGCTTTCGCTCTTTCTTCGGGAGCGCTGGCCCAGCCAGCGCCCTCCCAACCCACCGCAGGCGCCGTCCAACCCGCTACCCGGGAGGCTCAGGCGCTGCCCTCCTTGGCCCCCTTGATCGACTCGGTGAAAGCCGCCGTCGTCAACGTGGACGTGGCGGCCCGAGTGGGCCGCTCGAAGGCCATGGAGCAGAACCCCTTGTTCGACCGCTTCTTCGGGGGCGGCCAACCCGGGGGAGAGCAGGTCCGCCAGGGCGCCGGCTCGGGCTTCATCGTGGACGCGAAGGGCTTGGTGCTCACCAACAACCACGTGGTGGAGGACGCGGTCTCCATCGTCGTGCGCCTCAATGATGGGCGCTCCTTCCCGGCGGAGGTGGTGGGGCGCGATCCCCTGACGGACGTGGCCGTCATCAAGCTCAAGGGCAAGCTCGAGGGGTTGCCTACCGTGATGCTGGGGGACTCGGAGTCCCTGCGCGTGGGCGATTGGCTGGTGGCCATCGGCAATCCCTTCGGCCTGGCCTCCAGCGTCAGCCTGGGCATCCTCTCCGCCAAGGCGCGCGACATCCAGGCAGGCCCCTTCGATGACTTCCTCCAGACGGACGCGGCCATCAACCCGGGCAACTCGGGCGGGCCGCTCTTCAACATGAAGGGCGAAGTCATTGGCATCAACACCGCCATCGTGGGCGGAGGCACGGGCATTGGCTTCGCGGTCCCCAGCAACCTGATCAAGGCGCTGCTGCCTCAATTGGAGAAGGAAGGCACCGTCACCCGCGGGTTCCTGGGGTTGGGCATCCAGGATTTGAACGCCGCCATCGCCGGAGCGCTCAAGCTGCCCGTGCAAGAGGGGGCCATCGTCAATGACGTGCGTCCCGGCTCGCCGGCGGCCAAGGCGGGCGTGAAGCTGGATGACGTCATCGTGGCCATCGACGGACAGAAGATCGGCTCGGGAGGCTCGCTGACCCGCTCGGTGGCGCTCAAGCGGCCGGGGGCCACCTCCACGCTGACGCTCTACCGCAACGGCAACAAGCAGGACGTGAAGGTGACGCTGGGCACGCGGCCCGATCTGGAGAAGATCGGCAGCCGCTCGCCGGGCGAGTCCGAGGAAAGCTCCAAGGCGCGTGTGGGCTTGTCGCTGGACAACCTGGATGCGCGCACCGCACAGCAGGCGGGCTTCGCCAACGCGCAGGGCGCGCTCATCACCGACGTGGTTCCCGGCTCTCCGGCGGATCGCGCGGAGTTGGCGGCGGGCCTGCTCGTGGTTGAAGCCAACCAGAAGCCCGTGCGCAGCGCGCAGGATCTGGCGAAGATCATCCGCTCCTCGTCTTCTGGCTCCACGCTGTTGCTGCGGGTGGTGACGCCGGGAGGAGAGACCCGTCTCTTGCGCGCCTTGCAGGTTCCCTGA